In Ectothiorhodospiraceae bacterium 2226, a single window of DNA contains:
- the soxA gene encoding sulfur oxidation c-type cytochrome SoxA encodes MLRKLVMALPVAALAAAFAAHAQPVEDPLEVLEGLIEQVDSDYLTQSEQNLILMADNPALWTVEDGEALFYEARGPNNVSLEECDFGKGPGVLEGAYAELPRYFEDTGRVMDLESRLVHCMITLQGFPEDDPAVSKRDGSDSDHMQLQTYIAYQSNGMPWNPPLDHPVEQAMRDAGEYIFYRRAGNMDFNCATCHTATGKRIRASVLPDKNIPEEWTKAVSWPAFRAGHDHVRSSQHRVRECLWQMRHAVPIGGSDATIALISYWTDLARGQPTVLPDVKR; translated from the coding sequence ATGTTACGGAAGTTAGTTATGGCACTGCCGGTGGCGGCCTTGGCGGCCGCCTTTGCCGCGCACGCGCAGCCGGTCGAAGACCCGCTGGAAGTGCTCGAGGGGCTCATCGAACAGGTCGATTCCGACTACCTGACCCAGAGTGAACAGAACCTCATATTGATGGCCGACAATCCCGCGCTCTGGACGGTGGAAGACGGCGAAGCACTGTTCTACGAGGCGCGCGGGCCCAACAATGTCTCTCTGGAGGAATGCGACTTCGGCAAGGGCCCGGGCGTGCTGGAAGGCGCCTATGCGGAGTTGCCCCGTTACTTCGAGGACACCGGCAGGGTCATGGATCTGGAGAGCCGTCTGGTGCACTGCATGATCACCCTGCAGGGCTTCCCGGAGGACGACCCGGCGGTGAGCAAGCGCGACGGGTCCGACTCCGATCACATGCAGCTGCAGACGTACATTGCCTACCAGTCCAACGGCATGCCCTGGAATCCGCCCCTGGATCATCCGGTGGAACAGGCGATGCGCGATGCCGGGGAGTACATCTTCTACCGTCGCGCCGGCAACATGGACTTCAACTGCGCCACTTGCCACACCGCGACCGGCAAGCGCATCCGCGCCTCGGTATTGCCGGACAAGAACATCCCGGAGGAATGGACCAAGGCGGTTTCGTGGCCGGCGTTCCGGGCAGGCCATGATCACGTGCGCAGCAGCCAGCACCGGGTCCGCGAATGCCTGTGGCAAATGCGCCATGCGGTGCCCATCGGCGGATCGGACGCAACCATCGCCCTGATCTCCTACTGGACTGACCTGGCACGAGGCCAGCCGACCGTCCTGCCGGACGTGAAGCGTTGA
- a CDS encoding diguanylate cyclase, translating to MSGPRPAPEDINLTNCDREPIHVPGSIQPFGVLLAVARDGVVEQISANAGDWLRLDPHAAVGRRLEEVAGAGLAQRVASLLADGAGRAEFDATVGCPAGACDVVVTASPYPRGLILELEEDRPAFRDDYIRLFRLQDTLTAQLEQARSSQDLMERVARLIADVTGFHRTMVYRFDPDWNGDIIVEEVRGVAARFLGHHFPHTDIPVQARALYARNRIRVIPDRAYVPVPLVVAPGSAEPLDLSDTLLRSVSPVHLQYLANMGVGATLVMTLMVEEVLWGMLVCHHEGAHAVSPPLRRFCDAAARALSLQLKQHLEVETAAECRRLCGRLDQIAERHLDASAFLDDVAAGPDLLALWGAETMVVALHARCTVTGRALPPGVEAPLVATLFAQAQAQGGGAVHTARVHELTPDLAARRDWIGGALLVPLSPDGEDYLLWLRAERPLQVRWAGKPDKHTDPARVDELTPRRSFELWVEEVRGSALPWGAAEIGAAEHLAQHLRAKLASDLRVALENESTLRRMATHDPLTGLPNRRLLMDRIQTAQGRARRSGGEGFALLFIDLDNFKPINDAYGHAEGDAVLKAISARYREALRGADTLARLGGDEFVAVVEGLEDEAEAEQVARKLLAATAAPLPIGEHAHRVGASIGVCYFPLVQGSPEELLRAADQAMYAAKSAGRGRYRLAPATPHT from the coding sequence ATGAGTGGCCCGCGTCCTGCGCCCGAGGACATCAACCTCACCAACTGCGATCGCGAACCCATCCACGTGCCCGGCAGCATCCAGCCCTTCGGCGTGCTGCTGGCCGTGGCGCGGGACGGCGTGGTGGAGCAGATCAGTGCCAATGCCGGCGACTGGTTGCGCCTCGATCCTCACGCGGCGGTGGGACGGCGCCTGGAGGAGGTGGCCGGCGCGGGGCTGGCCCAACGCGTCGCGTCGCTGCTCGCGGACGGCGCGGGGCGCGCCGAGTTCGACGCCACGGTCGGCTGCCCGGCGGGCGCCTGCGACGTGGTGGTGACGGCGAGCCCGTACCCGCGCGGCCTGATTCTCGAACTGGAGGAGGATCGGCCCGCGTTTCGAGATGACTACATCCGCCTGTTCCGGCTGCAGGACACGCTCACCGCGCAACTCGAGCAGGCGCGTTCCTCGCAGGACCTGATGGAACGCGTGGCGCGCCTGATCGCCGATGTGACCGGCTTTCATCGCACCATGGTGTACCGCTTCGACCCCGACTGGAACGGCGACATCATCGTCGAGGAGGTGCGCGGCGTCGCGGCGCGCTTCCTGGGGCACCACTTCCCCCATACCGACATCCCGGTGCAGGCGCGCGCGTTGTACGCGCGCAACCGCATTCGCGTGATTCCCGACCGCGCCTATGTGCCGGTGCCCTTGGTCGTGGCGCCGGGTAGCGCCGAACCGCTGGACCTCAGCGACACCTTGCTGCGCAGTGTGTCGCCGGTGCACCTGCAGTACCTCGCCAACATGGGAGTGGGCGCCACGCTGGTGATGACCTTGATGGTGGAGGAGGTGCTGTGGGGAATGCTGGTGTGTCACCACGAGGGCGCGCACGCGGTGAGTCCGCCGCTGCGGCGGTTCTGCGACGCCGCGGCGCGCGCGCTGTCGCTGCAGCTCAAGCAGCACCTGGAGGTCGAGACCGCAGCGGAATGCCGCCGCCTGTGCGGGCGCTTGGACCAGATCGCCGAGCGGCACCTGGATGCCAGCGCATTCCTGGATGACGTGGCGGCCGGGCCCGACCTGCTGGCGCTGTGGGGGGCCGAGACCATGGTGGTTGCGCTGCATGCGCGTTGCACGGTGACCGGCCGCGCGCTTCCGCCCGGCGTGGAGGCCCCGCTTGTCGCAACGTTGTTCGCCCAGGCGCAAGCGCAGGGCGGTGGGGCGGTGCACACGGCGCGTGTGCACGAGTTGACGCCGGACCTCGCCGCGCGCCGCGACTGGATAGGGGGGGCGTTGCTGGTGCCGCTGTCGCCGGACGGCGAGGACTACCTGCTGTGGCTGCGGGCCGAGCGCCCGCTGCAGGTGCGCTGGGCGGGCAAGCCCGACAAGCACACGGATCCGGCGCGAGTAGATGAGCTCACGCCGCGCCGCTCGTTCGAACTGTGGGTGGAGGAGGTGCGCGGCAGCGCGCTGCCGTGGGGCGCGGCCGAGATTGGCGCCGCCGAGCATCTGGCCCAGCATCTGCGCGCCAAGCTCGCGAGCGACCTGCGGGTCGCGCTGGAGAACGAGTCGACCCTGCGCCGCATGGCTACCCACGACCCGCTCACCGGGCTGCCCAACCGACGCCTGCTCATGGATCGCATCCAGACCGCCCAGGGGCGCGCGCGCCGATCTGGGGGCGAAGGCTTTGCGCTGCTGTTCATCGATCTGGATAATTTCAAACCCATCAACGACGCCTATGGGCACGCCGAGGGTGACGCGGTGCTGAAGGCGATCAGCGCCCGCTACCGAGAGGCCCTGCGCGGCGCCGACACCTTGGCGCGGCTCGGCGGCGACGAGTTCGTGGCGGTGGTGGAGGGGCTCGAGGACGAGGCGGAGGCGGAGCAGGTCGCGCGCAAGCTGCTGGCGGCCACCGCGGCGCCACTGCCCATCGGCGAGCACGCGCACCGCGTGGGGGCGAGCATCGGCGTGTGTTACTTTCCCCTCGTGCAGGGTTCACCGGAAGAGTTGCTGCGGGCCGCCGATCAGGCGATGTATGCGGCCAAGAGCGCCGGGCGGGGCCGTTATCGGCTGGCACCGGCGACGCCCCACACCTAG
- a CDS encoding EamA family transporter, with protein sequence MSLGTTFVVLAALSWGLSGGIGGILTAEGWDPVVVSFYRGAIGLLFVLIWLALRPRGSGLASGRLWFWSVIAGLGVAGNFAFYFVSIAEGSVAVAATLMYCAPVFVYLVSFALKLERPTLLKWVAIGLVMLGVVLLTGVYDIGAGDVTPIAAGAGLLAGLSYALFIFGFKYAAPHGSPQAILMIAFAVLATILVWLGDADQRLAVPGSSSWPWFVVLGVLGAGLSFILYIVGLRHTAPAVASIVAMVEPVTASLFGVVVLNESLVGLQILGMGLILVTVTALSVISTGSGAKCSAP encoded by the coding sequence GTGAGTCTGGGCACGACGTTCGTGGTACTGGCGGCGTTATCGTGGGGACTCTCGGGCGGGATCGGCGGCATACTCACCGCCGAGGGGTGGGACCCGGTGGTGGTCTCATTCTACCGCGGCGCGATCGGGCTGTTATTCGTTCTAATCTGGCTTGCATTGCGTCCGCGCGGCAGCGGATTGGCAAGTGGCCGATTATGGTTCTGGTCGGTGATTGCCGGGCTGGGCGTAGCGGGCAACTTCGCCTTCTATTTCGTAAGCATCGCGGAGGGCAGTGTCGCGGTTGCAGCGACCCTGATGTACTGCGCGCCGGTGTTCGTCTATCTCGTGTCCTTCGCGCTCAAGCTCGAACGGCCCACGTTGCTCAAGTGGGTCGCGATCGGGTTAGTCATGCTGGGCGTCGTGCTGCTTACCGGGGTTTACGACATTGGCGCGGGTGACGTCACACCCATTGCCGCCGGTGCCGGGCTGCTCGCCGGCCTGTCCTATGCATTGTTCATTTTCGGCTTCAAGTACGCGGCACCGCACGGCAGCCCACAAGCGATACTCATGATCGCGTTCGCAGTACTCGCCACCATTCTTGTCTGGCTGGGTGATGCCGATCAGCGCCTGGCCGTTCCGGGATCGTCGAGTTGGCCGTGGTTCGTAGTGTTAGGGGTGCTTGGCGCGGGATTGTCGTTCATTTTGTATATCGTCGGCCTGAGGCATACCGCACCGGCAGTCGCGTCCATTGTCGCGATGGTCGAGCCGGTCACCGCCTCCCTATTCGGTGTTGTGGTTTTGAATGAAAGCCTAGTCGGTCTACAGATCCTGGGCATGGGTTTGATTTTGGTCACGGTGACAGCGTTGAGCGTAATTTCGACTGGTAGCGGCGCAAAGTGCTCGGCGCCCTGA
- a CDS encoding DUF4824 family protein produces MKRAGLLWALGLLVLVNGAVLAGAAWNRAGAPDAELLLTERELPLAYNWRSGENSGVRLALTLAREAGSPRWLDEGKLRELGFEPQRFVREAARYKTPLPRRAYVVLEFDGPAWAALVEERVEALARMPALVEAGKQTAEQLRHAERELARVRVAGSRLVPVDAGKEPAALRERYPDRSRYAIVPAEIRMLSHPQGYISRLLTRSIHVPAPFHPALQAATARPHAGDAASDAGRKGADPWQVAAYDYRSPPRYAVSLRYGQRNEPWIEDIRVLP; encoded by the coding sequence ATGAAGCGCGCGGGACTGCTGTGGGCGCTGGGCCTGCTGGTGCTCGTCAATGGCGCGGTGTTGGCCGGCGCGGCCTGGAACCGGGCGGGGGCGCCGGATGCGGAGCTGCTGCTCACCGAACGCGAATTGCCGCTGGCCTACAACTGGCGCAGTGGGGAGAACAGCGGCGTGCGCCTCGCGCTGACCCTGGCCAGGGAGGCGGGGTCGCCGCGCTGGCTGGATGAGGGCAAGCTGCGGGAGTTGGGGTTTGAGCCCCAGCGCTTTGTACGCGAGGCGGCGCGCTACAAGACTCCCCTACCGCGGCGCGCCTACGTCGTGTTGGAGTTCGACGGCCCGGCCTGGGCGGCGCTGGTCGAGGAAAGGGTAGAGGCGCTGGCGCGGATGCCGGCGCTGGTGGAGGCCGGCAAGCAGACCGCCGAGCAACTGCGGCACGCCGAGCGCGAACTGGCGCGCGTGCGCGTGGCCGGCTCCCGTCTGGTGCCGGTGGATGCGGGCAAGGAGCCGGCGGCGCTGCGCGAGCGCTATCCGGACCGCTCGCGCTATGCCATCGTCCCGGCCGAGATCCGTATGCTCTCCCACCCGCAGGGCTATATCAGCCGCCTACTCACCCGCTCCATTCACGTACCGGCGCCGTTCCACCCTGCGCTGCAGGCGGCGACTGCGCGACCCCACGCCGGTGACGCGGCGTCCGACGCAGGGCGCAAGGGCGCCGATCCCTGGCAAGTCGCTGCGTACGACTACCGTAGCCCCCCGCGTTATGCCGTCAGCCTGCGCTACGGCCAGCGCAACGAGCCGTGGATCGAGGACATCCGCGTTCTACCGTAA
- the soxX gene encoding sulfur oxidation c-type cytochrome SoxX — MKFKSMSRLAAGCAAGTIVLSLVACAGAEGGASNAEANKDYTQMSAAELGEYLVMESGSFHLDMPTQEGTTARERMSQDELQKVCSETRNRPSGEQAGQISAAARETIQYPEDGIQLGDWERGGELSWGGFGYRLSEDNYDDHTRRAPDGACYNCHAMSTERTGGTIGPSLTGYGKTRGDTEDTRRFVYEVIYNPHAYFPCSNMPRMGANGILDPQAIADIMAYLLHPESPVNQ; from the coding sequence ATGAAATTCAAGAGCATGAGCCGATTGGCGGCAGGGTGTGCCGCCGGGACGATCGTTCTGAGCCTAGTTGCCTGCGCGGGGGCGGAAGGCGGAGCAAGCAACGCCGAGGCCAACAAGGACTACACGCAGATGAGCGCGGCCGAACTCGGCGAGTACCTGGTGATGGAATCCGGTAGTTTTCACCTGGACATGCCCACCCAGGAAGGCACCACGGCGCGGGAGCGCATGTCCCAGGACGAGCTGCAGAAAGTGTGCAGCGAGACGCGCAATCGCCCCAGCGGGGAACAGGCCGGCCAGATCAGCGCCGCGGCGCGGGAGACCATCCAGTACCCGGAAGACGGAATCCAGCTGGGAGACTGGGAACGGGGCGGTGAGTTGTCCTGGGGCGGATTCGGCTACCGCCTTTCGGAGGATAACTACGACGACCATACCCGCCGCGCCCCCGACGGCGCCTGCTACAACTGCCACGCCATGTCGACGGAACGCACCGGCGGCACCATCGGCCCCAGCCTGACCGGCTATGGAAAGACGCGCGGTGACACCGAAGACACTCGCCGGTTCGTCTACGAGGTGATCTACAACCCGCATGCCTACTTCCCCTGCAGCAACATGCCGCGCATGGGCGCTAATGGCATCCTGGACCCGCAGGCCATCGCCGACATCATGGCCTACCTGCTGCATCCGGAGTCGCCGGTGAACCAGTAA
- a CDS encoding biliverdin-producing heme oxygenase: MRAATAVRHRAVESLPALTRLFDPGLDRPAYSATLRGLLRATVACERALRKQKAQWAGRGLDWGARLRKSQWLHEDLARLGVSPEPPPLPASPELDDISCCVGCLYVLEGATLGGCVIGKALRRNARIPVQAQRYFTGYGADTGARWTAFWLRIGAAHAWEAPARAAAAETARATFDLYHACLADAAP; this comes from the coding sequence TTGCGGGCGGCGACGGCTGTCCGCCACCGGGCCGTGGAGTCGTTGCCCGCCCTGACGCGGCTCTTTGACCCGGGACTCGATCGCCCTGCCTACAGCGCGACGCTGCGGGGCTTGCTGCGTGCCACCGTGGCCTGCGAGCGCGCGCTGCGCAAACAGAAGGCGCAATGGGCCGGCCGCGGGCTCGACTGGGGCGCGCGGCTGCGGAAATCGCAGTGGCTGCACGAGGATCTGGCGCGCCTCGGCGTCAGCCCCGAGCCGCCGCCCCTGCCCGCATCGCCGGAACTCGACGACATTTCGTGCTGCGTGGGCTGCCTCTATGTGTTGGAAGGCGCCACACTCGGCGGGTGCGTGATCGGCAAGGCCTTGCGCCGCAATGCGCGCATTCCCGTCCAGGCGCAGCGCTACTTCACCGGCTACGGGGCCGACACCGGCGCTCGCTGGACCGCGTTCTGGCTGCGAATCGGCGCGGCACACGCCTGGGAGGCGCCGGCGCGTGCCGCGGCGGCCGAGACGGCGCGCGCGACCTTCGACCTCTATCACGCCTGCCTCGCCGACGCCGCGCCATGA
- a CDS encoding two pore domain potassium channel family protein, with protein sequence MDGFGWAIMGLGTLLVLVVLLDVFLAVLHVNRSGILVPYAHRGVWWLFMRLGPRRGSARRRLLALAGPTMVTVGFLIWVGVFILGFALIYWPNLEYYRAEDEFTRPLGFSAALYYSGVTATVLGYGDITPMTLGLKILAFVQSGLGFGLLTGIVAYLLGVVNGVTERDVLALRVHSTTHDTDDGVHALLRSLQCEDIGDTRLRLDALVGHLHEFQEKMRKLPLLYLFYRSGERRHDPESYLQVVVEMAAAALLLAHTARYRRLLNVAEDLAQATGAVLELTAAEHLGAPFAARVRQPDIERLDRRWVAHIRRRLTKRLGAGSAADADDVPAALRVAARGRLVLQALEPRTRWPLDHPCRYREAG encoded by the coding sequence ATGGACGGATTCGGCTGGGCGATCATGGGCTTGGGCACGCTGCTCGTGCTGGTCGTGCTGCTCGACGTATTCCTCGCCGTGCTGCACGTCAACCGCAGCGGCATCCTGGTGCCCTACGCCCATCGCGGCGTGTGGTGGCTGTTCATGCGTCTGGGCCCGCGCCGCGGGTCGGCGCGACGCCGCCTCCTGGCGCTCGCCGGCCCCACCATGGTCACCGTCGGCTTCCTGATCTGGGTGGGCGTGTTCATCCTGGGCTTCGCCTTGATCTACTGGCCCAACCTTGAGTATTACCGCGCCGAGGACGAATTCACCCGCCCCCTCGGCTTCTCCGCCGCCCTGTACTACAGCGGCGTGACCGCCACCGTGCTCGGCTACGGCGACATCACGCCCATGACCCTCGGTCTCAAGATCCTCGCCTTTGTGCAGTCCGGGCTCGGCTTCGGGCTGCTCACCGGCATCGTCGCCTACCTGCTCGGCGTGGTAAACGGGGTCACCGAGCGCGACGTGCTGGCGCTGCGCGTGCACAGCACCACGCACGATACCGACGACGGGGTGCACGCGTTGCTGCGCTCGCTGCAGTGTGAGGACATCGGCGACACCCGGCTGCGCCTGGACGCGCTGGTGGGCCACCTGCACGAGTTCCAGGAAAAGATGCGCAAGCTGCCCCTGCTCTACCTGTTCTACCGCTCGGGCGAGCGGCGTCACGATCCGGAATCCTATCTGCAGGTCGTGGTGGAGATGGCAGCGGCCGCGCTACTGCTCGCCCACACGGCGCGCTATCGGCGTCTGCTCAACGTCGCCGAGGATCTGGCCCAAGCCACGGGCGCGGTCCTGGAACTGACGGCGGCCGAGCATTTGGGAGCGCCCTTCGCCGCACGCGTACGGCAACCCGACATCGAGCGCCTCGACCGGCGCTGGGTGGCACACATTCGGCGACGCCTGACGAAACGCCTCGGCGCAGGGTCCGCCGCCGACGCGGACGACGTACCCGCCGCCCTGCGCGTCGCGGCGCGCGGACGCCTCGTGCTGCAAGCGCTGGAGCCGCGCACACGCTGGCCGCTGGACCACCCGTGCCGCTACCGCGAGGCAGGTTAA
- a CDS encoding DUF2157 domain-containing protein, which yields MDHQQAQARVDRIQAFREELTQLAREGVFELPAGAKARLDKHYAGLLARFAAQFDVDTTSDQKRLSWGMRLASFLGALALSAAVFFFFYRFWGGLGTAAQVGLLAAAPLLATLGVEYAARRERTLYFASLMALVAVACFVLNLSVLGQIFNITPTQNAFLAWGAFAMLLAYTYRLRLILVAGLTSLLGYLSATTGTWSGAYWLSFGERPENFVLGGVLMFAIGVLSRHRQPAFAAIYRVYGLLVVFIAILILSNWGHISYLPWSSAAIEQSYQTLGFALAGLTIWLGIRGQWPGMVNLGSSFFVLHLYTKLFDWWWDWLPKYLFFLLLGLIAVLLLVLMRRLRSVGAEVRT from the coding sequence ATGGACCACCAGCAAGCGCAAGCGCGCGTCGACCGCATCCAAGCCTTTCGCGAGGAACTCACTCAGCTGGCGCGGGAGGGCGTGTTCGAGTTGCCGGCGGGAGCCAAGGCGCGGCTGGACAAGCACTACGCCGGCCTGCTCGCGCGCTTCGCGGCGCAGTTCGACGTCGACACCACGAGCGATCAGAAGCGCCTGTCCTGGGGCATGCGCCTCGCCTCCTTTCTGGGCGCTCTGGCGCTGTCCGCCGCGGTGTTTTTCTTCTTCTATCGGTTCTGGGGCGGCCTGGGCACCGCGGCGCAGGTGGGCCTGTTGGCCGCCGCGCCGCTGCTGGCGACGCTCGGCGTGGAATACGCCGCGCGACGCGAGCGCACCCTGTACTTCGCCTCGCTGATGGCACTGGTGGCCGTTGCCTGCTTTGTGCTGAACCTGTCCGTGCTGGGGCAGATCTTCAACATCACGCCCACCCAGAACGCCTTCCTGGCCTGGGGCGCGTTCGCGATGCTGCTCGCCTATACCTATCGGCTACGCCTGATCCTGGTGGCCGGCCTCACCAGCCTGCTGGGTTATCTGTCGGCGACGACGGGCACCTGGAGCGGGGCGTACTGGCTGTCGTTCGGCGAGCGACCGGAGAACTTCGTGCTCGGCGGCGTCTTGATGTTCGCCATCGGCGTGTTGTCCCGCCACCGCCAGCCCGCGTTCGCGGCCATCTATCGCGTGTACGGCCTGCTGGTGGTGTTCATCGCCATCCTGATCCTCTCCAACTGGGGCCACATCAGCTACCTGCCGTGGTCCAGCGCCGCCATCGAGCAGAGCTACCAGACCCTCGGGTTCGCCCTGGCCGGCCTGACCATCTGGCTGGGCATCCGCGGGCAGTGGCCGGGCATGGTGAACCTGGGCAGCAGCTTCTTCGTGCTCCACCTCTACACCAAGCTGTTCGACTGGTGGTGGGACTGGCTACCGAAATACCTGTTCTTTCTGTTACTGGGGCTGATCGCGGTTCTGCTGCTGGTGCTGATGCGGCGGCTGCGTAGCGTTGGCGCGGAGGTGCGGACATGA
- a CDS encoding argininosuccinate synthase, with protein sequence MSAQVNKVVLAYSGGLDTSIILKWLQDTYGCEVVTFTADIGQGEEVEPARAKAQAMGVKEIYIDDLTEEYARDFVFPMFRANALYEGEYLLGTSIARPLIAKRLVEIANETGADAISHGATGKGNDQVRFELGAYALKPDVRVIAPWREWDLNSREKLLAYAEQHNIPIEQKRGKKSPYSMDANLLHISYEGGILEDPWAEPEADMWRWTVSPEQAPDEARYVELTFQGGDPVALDGKDLSPAAIMVELNRIGGEHGIGRADIVENRYVGMKSRGCYETPAGTILLKAHRAIESITLDREVAHLKDELMPRYASLIYNGYWWSPERVMMQQMIDASQATVNGRVRLKLYKGNVIVVGRESASDSLFDANIATFEDDAGAYNQQDAEGFIKLNALRMRIAAKRRG encoded by the coding sequence ATGTCCGCGCAGGTGAACAAAGTCGTCCTGGCCTACTCCGGTGGGCTCGATACCTCCATCATCCTCAAGTGGCTGCAGGACACCTACGGCTGCGAGGTGGTGACCTTCACCGCCGACATCGGCCAGGGCGAGGAGGTGGAGCCCGCGCGCGCCAAGGCGCAGGCCATGGGGGTGAAGGAGATCTACATCGACGATCTCACCGAGGAGTACGCGCGCGACTTCGTGTTCCCCATGTTCCGTGCCAACGCCCTGTACGAGGGCGAGTACCTGCTCGGCACCTCCATCGCGCGGCCGCTGATTGCCAAGCGCCTGGTGGAGATCGCCAACGAGACCGGCGCCGACGCCATCTCGCACGGCGCCACCGGCAAGGGCAACGACCAGGTGCGCTTCGAGCTCGGCGCCTACGCGCTCAAACCCGACGTGCGCGTGATCGCGCCCTGGCGCGAGTGGGACCTGAACTCGCGCGAGAAGCTGCTGGCCTACGCCGAGCAGCACAACATCCCCATCGAGCAGAAGCGCGGCAAGAAGTCCCCGTACTCCATGGACGCCAACCTGCTGCACATCTCCTACGAGGGCGGCATCCTGGAGGATCCCTGGGCCGAACCCGAGGCGGACATGTGGCGCTGGACGGTCTCGCCCGAGCAGGCGCCTGACGAGGCACGCTATGTCGAGCTCACCTTCCAGGGCGGCGACCCGGTGGCGCTGGACGGTAAAGACCTCTCGCCCGCCGCGATCATGGTGGAGCTCAATCGCATCGGCGGCGAGCACGGCATCGGCCGCGCCGACATCGTCGAGAACCGCTACGTCGGCATGAAGTCGCGCGGCTGCTACGAGACGCCCGCCGGGACCATCCTGCTAAAGGCGCACCGCGCCATCGAGTCCATTACCCTGGACCGCGAGGTCGCGCACCTGAAGGACGAGCTGATGCCGCGCTACGCCAGCTTGATCTACAACGGCTACTGGTGGTCGCCCGAGCGCGTGATGATGCAGCAGATGATCGACGCCTCGCAGGCCACGGTGAACGGGCGCGTGCGCCTCAAGCTCTACAAGGGCAACGTGATCGTGGTGGGCCGCGAATCGGCCAGCGACTCGCTGTTCGACGCCAACATCGCCACCTTCGAGGACGACGCCGGCGCCTACAACCAGCAGGACGCCGAGGGCTTCATCAAGCTCAACGCCTTGCGCATGCGTATCGCGGCCAAGCGCCGCGGCTGA